In Epinephelus fuscoguttatus linkage group LG15, E.fuscoguttatus.final_Chr_v1, a genomic segment contains:
- the LOC125902053 gene encoding gastrotropin-like — translation MQMREVARDVQYINREQSRFQYLAFPSACLSISALTPPHTTTNKMAFAGRWETETQEGYEAFCKLLGIPDDIIEKGRDYKLITEVTQDGDNFSWTQLYPANAKVTNTFTIGKECDMETIGGKKFKATVHMEGGKLSTTFPNYHHTTEICGGKMVETSKAGSVVLKRTSKKI, via the exons ATGCAGATGAGGGAGGTGGCGAGagatgtacagtatataaacaGGGAACAGTCTAGGTTTCAGTACCTTGCTTTCCCCTCAGCTTGTCTCAGCATCTCTGCTCTCACGCctccacacaccaccaccaacaaAATGGCCTTTGCTGGAAGATGGGAAACTGAGACCCAGGAGGGATACGAGGCATTCTGCAAGCTGCTTG GTATCCCAGATGACATCATTGAGAAAGGCCGTGACTACAAGCTGATCACAGAGGTCACTCAGGATGGCGATAACTTCTCCTGGACCCAGCTCTACCCAGCAAATGCCAAGGTCACCAACACATTCACCATTGGCAAGGAGTGCGACATGGAGACCATTGGAGGAAAGAAATTCAAG gccACAGTGCACATGGAGGGAGGCAAGCTGAGCACGACCTTCCCCAactaccaccacaccactgagATCTGCGGAGGCAAGATGGTCGAG ACCTCCAAAGCCGGCTCTGTAGTGCTGAAGAGAACCAGCAAGAAGATCTAA